The following proteins come from a genomic window of Novosphingobium sp. P6W:
- a CDS encoding glutathione S-transferase family protein → MLTVHHLENSRSQRILWMLEELGMPYEVTRYERNKETMLAPPELRAVHPLGKSPVIVDDDGAGQPCTVAETGAIIEYLVEKAGGTLGPPDDRQAALHYRHFLHYAEGSLMPPLLIKLVLGMIPLVGKIAQKRLQPMIDVHLDFVESELFARPWFAGDTFTAADIMMSFPLEAARDRGGLDGSRPATTAWLETIHARPAYQAALARGGPYKYA, encoded by the coding sequence TTGCTCACCGTCCATCACCTCGAAAATTCGCGGTCGCAGCGCATCCTGTGGATGCTCGAAGAGCTGGGGATGCCCTACGAGGTCACCCGCTATGAACGGAACAAGGAAACGATGCTCGCGCCGCCCGAACTGCGCGCGGTGCATCCCCTTGGCAAGTCACCCGTCATCGTCGATGATGATGGCGCGGGCCAGCCATGCACGGTGGCCGAAACCGGCGCGATCATCGAATATCTGGTAGAGAAAGCCGGCGGCACGCTAGGCCCTCCGGATGACAGGCAGGCGGCGCTGCACTATCGCCATTTCCTGCACTATGCGGAAGGTTCGCTGATGCCCCCGCTGCTGATCAAGCTGGTGCTGGGCATGATCCCCCTTGTCGGTAAAATCGCACAGAAGCGGCTGCAGCCGATGATCGACGTCCACCTCGATTTCGTCGAGAGCGAGCTTTTCGCCCGGCCCTGGTTCGCCGGAGATACCTTCACCGCAGCCGACATCATGATGAGTTTTCCTCTGGAAGCCGCGCGCGATCGCGGGGGGCTGGATGGCTCCCGGCCCGCGACCACCGCGTGGCTCGAAACGATCCACGCGCGCCCTGCCTATCAGGCGGCGCTGGCCCGAGGCGGTCCCTACAAATACGCCTGA